One window of the Calditrichota bacterium genome contains the following:
- a CDS encoding STAS domain-containing protein — translation MTLNEKEIQDVVVLELSGKVMGGPDASAFRQRLHSLVDERKTKVIADLSDVSWMNSSGLGILIGGLTTLKNNGGDLKLVGVTGKIESLLIITKLIKIFDSFNTIEEAVSSFG, via the coding sequence ATGACCCTCAACGAGAAAGAAATTCAGGACGTTGTTGTACTGGAGTTGTCGGGAAAGGTCATGGGAGGGCCGGACGCCAGTGCGTTTCGGCAACGGCTGCATTCGCTGGTAGATGAGCGGAAAACAAAAGTTATCGCCGATCTGAGCGATGTCAGTTGGATGAATAGCTCCGGTCTGGGGATTCTCATCGGCGGCTTGACAACGTTGAAAAATAACGGCGGAGATCTGAAGCTCGTCGGGGTCACCGGAAAAATCGAGAGTCTGCTCATCATCACCAAGTTGATTAAAATTTTTGATTCTTTTAATACAATCGAAGAGGCAGTCTCCAGTTTCGGTTAA
- a CDS encoding dipeptide epimerase has product MRMSRKEFLRTSGKAIAGISLLGTGAASFSQIAGCQRTNGGAMLEYKIRDLNLVHTWTISRNSSDVKHNVFVKYTQDGVSGIGEAAPNVRYNETAESTVEVIKKAKPIVEKADPWKFVDLGYQVRDLVEEQTAAKCAIDIAIMDWVTKKLGVPLYQYLGLDKSKTPLTTFSIGIDKPAVMQQKIREAEKYPILKIKVGKKNDPEIMAAVREVTDKPLRVDANEGWKTKEEALERIKWLETHGVEFIEQPLPAEMLEETRWLRERINIPIIADEAVKSAHDIPKLATAYDGINIKLMKSGGIQEALRMIWMARSLGMKIMLGCMIESSVAIAAAAHLSPLVDYADLDGNLLIKNDPFHAVDVVQGKLILPDRPGLGIEGEF; this is encoded by the coding sequence ATGCGAATGAGTCGAAAAGAGTTTTTGCGGACGAGCGGAAAAGCCATTGCTGGCATTAGCTTGCTGGGCACTGGTGCCGCCTCTTTCTCTCAAATTGCAGGATGCCAAAGAACCAATGGAGGAGCCATGCTTGAGTACAAAATTAGAGATTTGAATCTGGTACACACGTGGACCATTTCACGAAATTCATCAGACGTAAAACACAATGTTTTTGTGAAATATACCCAAGATGGCGTCAGCGGCATCGGCGAAGCGGCGCCGAACGTTCGCTACAATGAAACGGCGGAGAGCACTGTCGAGGTCATCAAAAAAGCCAAACCAATTGTTGAAAAGGCGGATCCCTGGAAATTTGTGGATCTGGGCTATCAAGTCCGCGATTTAGTGGAAGAACAAACCGCTGCCAAATGCGCTATTGACATTGCCATCATGGACTGGGTGACGAAAAAATTAGGCGTGCCGCTGTATCAATATTTAGGTCTCGACAAATCCAAAACTCCGCTCACCACATTCAGCATCGGTATCGACAAGCCAGCGGTGATGCAGCAAAAAATCCGCGAGGCCGAAAAATATCCGATTTTGAAAATCAAAGTCGGAAAAAAGAACGACCCGGAGATCATGGCTGCGGTCAGGGAAGTGACGGACAAGCCACTGCGTGTGGACGCTAACGAAGGCTGGAAAACAAAAGAAGAAGCGTTGGAAAGAATTAAATGGCTGGAAACTCACGGCGTAGAATTTATCGAACAGCCCCTGCCGGCAGAAATGTTAGAAGAAACCCGCTGGCTGCGCGAACGGATAAATATTCCGATAATCGCAGACGAGGCAGTAAAATCCGCGCACGACATTCCCAAATTAGCCACAGCGTACGACGGCATCAACATTAAACTCATGAAAAGCGGCGGTATTCAGGAAGCTTTGCGCATGATCTGGATGGCGCGCAGTCTGGGCATGAAAATAATGCTCGGCTGCATGATCGAAAGCAGCGTCGCCATCGCCGCAGCAGCACACCTCAGTCCGCTTGTCGACTACGCCGATCTGGACGGAAATTTGCTCATTAAGAATGATCCGTTTCATGCGGTGGATGTTGTCCAGGGGAAGCTGATTCTACCGGATAGGCCTGGATTGGGGATAGAAGGGGAGTTTTAA
- the groL gene encoding chaperonin GroEL (60 kDa chaperone family; promotes refolding of misfolded polypeptides especially under stressful conditions; forms two stacked rings of heptamers to form a barrel-shaped 14mer; ends can be capped by GroES; misfolded proteins enter the barrel where they are refolded when GroES binds), whose translation MAKIIDFEAEARSKLKTGLDMLANTVKVTLGPKGRNVVIDKKFGSPTVTKDGVTVAREVELEDPLENMGAQMVKEVASKTSDIAGDGTTTATVLAQAIFKKGLKNVTAGANPTHLKRGIDEAVKVVIEEIKKMSKEVQGKTEIAQVGAISANNDHSIGELIAEAMEKVGKDGVITVEEAKSTDTTLEVVEGMQFDRGYLSPYFVTDVDTMETFMEDPYILIHDKKISVMKDLLPILEKVAQTGRPMLIIAEDVEGEALATLVVNKIRGTLKIAAVKAPGFGDRRKAMLEDIAILTGGRVISEETGFKLENTTMDDLGTAKRVSIDKENTTIVEGAGKTEDIKARINQIKKQIETTTSDYDKEKLQERLAKLAGGVAVLNVGAATEVEMKEKKARVEDALHATRAAVEEGIVPGGGVVYIRAQKALEKMKLEGDMKVGMEIVKRALEEPLRQIAENAGWEGSIVVQKIREGNETFGFNAENETFGDMIEAGIIDPTKVSRIALENAASISGLMLMTEATIVEKPEEEKMPPMPAGGGGMGGMY comes from the coding sequence ATGGCAAAAATAATAGATTTTGAGGCTGAGGCACGTAGCAAGTTAAAAACAGGGCTGGACATGTTGGCCAATACAGTTAAAGTGACTCTGGGGCCCAAAGGCCGAAATGTTGTCATTGACAAAAAATTTGGATCGCCGACGGTGACGAAAGACGGCGTAACGGTTGCCAGGGAAGTGGAACTGGAAGATCCGCTGGAAAACATGGGCGCTCAGATGGTTAAAGAAGTTGCCTCTAAAACGAGCGACATCGCTGGGGACGGAACCACGACAGCGACCGTATTGGCGCAGGCAATTTTCAAAAAAGGGCTGAAAAATGTGACGGCTGGCGCTAATCCCACTCATTTGAAACGTGGCATCGACGAAGCTGTGAAAGTTGTCATTGAAGAAATTAAAAAGATGAGCAAAGAAGTTCAGGGCAAAACGGAAATTGCTCAGGTCGGCGCAATTTCTGCAAATAACGATCATTCCATTGGCGAGTTGATCGCTGAAGCTATGGAAAAAGTCGGAAAAGACGGCGTGATTACAGTCGAGGAAGCAAAGTCTACCGATACGACGCTTGAGGTTGTAGAAGGTATGCAGTTTGATCGCGGCTATCTGTCTCCCTATTTTGTGACCGACGTGGACACGATGGAAACCTTTATGGAAGATCCGTACATTTTGATTCATGACAAAAAAATCTCCGTGATGAAAGACCTGCTTCCCATTCTGGAAAAAGTGGCTCAGACAGGTCGCCCCATGTTGATTATTGCTGAAGATGTGGAAGGCGAAGCGCTGGCAACTCTGGTCGTCAACAAAATTCGCGGCACGTTGAAAATCGCGGCGGTGAAAGCCCCCGGCTTCGGCGATCGCCGCAAAGCCATGTTGGAAGATATCGCCATTTTGACCGGCGGACGCGTGATTTCCGAGGAAACTGGTTTTAAATTAGAAAACACAACTATGGACGATCTCGGCACCGCTAAACGCGTCAGCATCGACAAAGAGAACACCACAATCGTCGAGGGCGCTGGCAAAACAGAAGACATCAAAGCGCGTATCAACCAGATCAAAAAGCAGATCGAAACAACAACTTCCGACTATGACAAAGAGAAACTTCAGGAACGTCTTGCGAAATTGGCAGGCGGTGTGGCAGTGTTGAACGTCGGTGCGGCAACGGAAGTTGAAATGAAAGAGAAAAAAGCCCGCGTGGAAGACGCGCTGCACGCAACCCGCGCAGCCGTGGAAGAAGGAATTGTTCCCGGCGGCGGCGTTGTTTACATTCGTGCGCAGAAGGCTTTGGAGAAAATGAAGTTGGAAGGCGACATGAAAGTCGGCATGGAAATCGTGAAACGCGCGCTGGAAGAGCCGCTGCGTCAGATCGCTGAAAACGCCGGTTGGGAAGGATCCATCGTCGTGCAGAAAATTCGCGAAGGGAACGAGACCTTTGGTTTCAACGCGGAAAATGAAACTTTCGGCGACATGATCGAAGCCGGAATTATCGACCCGACAAAAGTCTCTCGCATTGCGCTGGAAAATGCTGCCAGTATTTCCGGATTGATGCTCATGACAGAGGCGACGATTGTCGAGAAGCCGGAAGAAGAAAAAATGCCGCCTATGCCTGCCGGTGGTGGCGGAATGGGTGGTATGTATTAA
- a CDS encoding PAS domain S-box protein → MVCKRSLRTILSDFFQNLKSIFFGDFKYVLRKAGPYLPIGIYLVDEEGYFQYCNEVCREILGISCDEKVDNLSIRNFYLFPERRDELLEKLKQKGGFLQKQPIQFKKRQNDTIITVEDCCRVHQGRFGKKYYVGSLTDITEESHYREMFDDLPSGVFRVNNDHKFVTVNRAVAKIFGFEDPDQLIRRDVREFWKNKQKYNQYLELVNKEKQVINFHARMTRRDRKNIHISINAKLWIGEDGKVLGREGTFTDVTNEIKYSQSFEKFSIGYYEVHYEDGKHTIVKCNDTYAKMHGYHSREDVIGQDIMKFHADPTQKEIFLKTLRNAEISGGNIVNNIRLKAKKKDGTAFWVQVDFSIERDAAERVIGRQGIVVDIDERMKLQEEVNKKEVALSKTLRDMDRFVHQYIAPLMSVDSTAQTLFEILEHRLRFSIDKINAFEIDHSTTWKLIEKLEVLLEKIEQEERKKDFVREVHGLKQKLVFGKQQYLQSDLSELLIREIIFDMLKLANRLERNFAKLDNREFQEELNEIRQEIKEIYDTYIMQLLRRILNSTKITNNVIESLRRYLFSGEEAEFEFTKTNIINIIKENIAMYFNLAKQKGLTIVPPKQNYVMIEISVPHVDRMLSNLIQNAIKYSYHRKGGFVDIRLFEQRNLVIIEIVNYGVPVEREEIDRLFEFGYRGKHSFDWNRTGSGIGLADAKKTVEKHGGDIHIKSEPMDKGESMGIGPRKGRKKPPYLTTVTVILPKRREKK, encoded by the coding sequence ATGGTTTGCAAAAGATCCCTCAGGACAATCCTTTCAGATTTTTTTCAAAACTTAAAATCAATATTTTTTGGAGATTTCAAATATGTTCTCAGGAAAGCAGGCCCTTATTTACCCATTGGTATCTATCTGGTCGATGAAGAAGGATATTTTCAATATTGTAATGAAGTTTGCCGGGAGATACTTGGGATATCGTGTGATGAAAAAGTGGATAATTTGAGTATTAGAAATTTTTATCTTTTTCCTGAAAGGCGCGATGAATTACTAGAGAAACTAAAACAGAAGGGAGGTTTTTTACAGAAGCAGCCAATTCAATTTAAAAAGCGCCAAAATGATACAATTATTACTGTGGAGGATTGCTGCCGCGTGCATCAGGGGAGGTTTGGGAAAAAATATTATGTCGGCAGCTTGACGGATATCACTGAGGAATCGCATTATAGAGAGATGTTTGATGATTTGCCTTCCGGAGTTTTTCGGGTTAATAATGATCATAAGTTCGTAACTGTAAATAGAGCAGTGGCAAAGATTTTTGGCTTTGAGGATCCTGATCAGTTAATTAGACGCGATGTACGGGAGTTTTGGAAAAATAAACAGAAGTATAATCAGTATTTGGAGCTTGTAAATAAAGAGAAACAAGTAATCAATTTTCATGCGCGCATGACGCGTCGCGACAGGAAAAATATACATATTTCAATAAATGCAAAATTGTGGATCGGCGAAGACGGAAAAGTGTTGGGCAGAGAAGGGACGTTTACGGATGTTACAAATGAAATTAAGTATTCTCAAAGTTTTGAAAAATTTTCTATCGGATATTACGAAGTGCATTACGAAGACGGAAAACATACTATTGTGAAATGCAATGATACCTACGCGAAAATGCATGGTTACCATTCACGTGAGGATGTGATAGGCCAAGACATCATGAAATTTCATGCCGATCCTACGCAAAAAGAAATTTTTTTAAAAACGCTGAGAAATGCTGAAATAAGTGGTGGGAATATAGTAAATAATATCCGGCTTAAAGCGAAAAAAAAAGACGGCACAGCTTTTTGGGTTCAAGTTGACTTTTCAATTGAAAGAGATGCTGCAGAGCGCGTTATAGGCAGGCAGGGAATTGTTGTGGATATTGATGAGAGAATGAAGCTACAGGAGGAGGTAAACAAAAAGGAAGTGGCGTTATCGAAGACACTGAGAGATATGGATAGGTTTGTTCATCAATATATTGCCCCATTAATGAGTGTCGATAGTACAGCACAAACATTATTTGAAATATTAGAACATCGATTAAGATTTTCAATAGATAAAATCAATGCATTTGAAATTGATCATTCAACTACCTGGAAGCTAATTGAGAAATTAGAAGTCTTATTAGAAAAAATTGAACAAGAGGAAAGAAAGAAAGACTTCGTGCGCGAAGTACATGGTTTGAAACAAAAATTAGTCTTTGGGAAGCAACAATATTTGCAGTCTGATTTATCAGAATTGTTAATCCGAGAAATAATTTTTGATATGTTAAAATTAGCAAATCGATTGGAAAGAAATTTTGCGAAATTGGATAATCGTGAATTTCAAGAGGAACTCAACGAGATCAGGCAGGAAATTAAAGAGATTTATGATACCTACATTATGCAATTGCTCAGAAGAATCTTGAATAGCACTAAAATAACGAATAATGTCATCGAATCTTTAAGGCGATATCTCTTTTCCGGCGAAGAGGCTGAGTTCGAATTTACAAAGACCAACATCATTAATATCATAAAAGAAAATATCGCCATGTATTTCAATCTTGCCAAGCAAAAAGGTTTAACCATCGTGCCGCCAAAGCAAAATTATGTCATGATAGAAATATCAGTGCCCCACGTAGATCGCATGTTATCTAATCTTATTCAAAATGCTATTAAATACTCCTATCATCGAAAAGGCGGGTTTGTTGATATTCGTTTATTTGAACAAAGAAACCTCGTGATAATAGAAATTGTAAATTATGGTGTACCCGTGGAGAGAGAAGAAATAGATAGGTTGTTTGAATTTGGCTATCGAGGAAAACATTCATTCGACTGGAATCGCACCGGATCCGGAATTGGGCTTGCCGACGCCAAAAAGACAGTGGAAAAACATGGCGGAGATATCCATATAAAAAGCGAGCCTATGGATAAAGGTGAATCTATGGGAATAGGCCCGAGAAAAGGAAGGAAAAAGCCCCCGTATTTAACAACAGTAACAGTCATTTTGCCAAAACGAAGGGAGAAAAAATAA
- the secD gene encoding protein translocase subunit SecD, whose translation MKRKLLSRFILIATLVLLALWQLYPTYNLSRLNKQYDQSVEKLLTMVDLSKKDVKTALIDENLEALVVGHLKDKATEKETRQLAAKIQELDQRIFETEKKSIKRGLDLQGGTYLVYEINFPDFLSKLAKTSDEQFQTLLKEVDLESKQKDMEYFDVLVAKFHEKNIPLNRYFGKKGDSDNKILTFLRKEAEDAVDRSREVLVNRVDQFGVSEPTIVKQGNHRIVVELAGVQDVNRAKAVIGKTAQLEFKLLREPDYTSSILMKIDKVVKSRRLGALDSTKLAEVLQADSTAQDSAAKKKKVRSEAEVDLNELFGQNTPGQVKSGDTTLSVDKDMFEANPFLALLGNVGNMVAAPKQNMRAVDVILNYPEVKKVIPKDSQFLWANKPVNVKGKEWYFLYFVKRNPELTGDYIDDAQVQVSGGSSNRMSRAGQAEVHLSLNSEGGKKFARITGANVGKFLAIVLDNKVASAPRIKEKIPSGTARIDGLDDIQEAKDLQIVLRAGALPARLESIEERTVGPSLGKDSIQRGQYSALIGLALVVLFMMVYYKLSGAIADVALVLNIVFVMAVLAAFHATLTLPGVAGIILTIGMAVDANVLIFERIREELRSGKTIRAAIDAGYGRAFVTILDANITTLLTAVVLYQFGTGPIQGFAVTLMIGIIASMFTAIIVTRFIFDYITSKRELKQLSI comes from the coding sequence ATGAAAAGGAAATTATTGTCGCGTTTCATTTTAATTGCTACATTAGTGCTTTTGGCTCTGTGGCAATTGTATCCGACTTATAATCTTTCTCGCTTAAATAAGCAGTACGATCAAAGTGTTGAGAAACTGCTGACCATGGTCGATTTGTCTAAAAAAGACGTGAAAACCGCTTTGATCGATGAAAATTTAGAGGCATTGGTAGTTGGACATTTGAAAGATAAAGCGACAGAAAAAGAAACGCGTCAATTAGCGGCGAAAATTCAGGAGTTGGATCAGAGAATATTTGAAACTGAAAAAAAATCCATCAAGCGCGGTCTTGATTTACAGGGCGGAACGTATCTGGTTTACGAGATCAATTTCCCGGATTTTTTGAGCAAACTGGCTAAAACCAGCGACGAACAATTTCAGACATTGCTGAAAGAGGTCGATCTGGAATCCAAGCAAAAGGACATGGAATATTTTGACGTGTTGGTTGCGAAGTTTCACGAAAAAAATATTCCGCTCAATCGCTATTTTGGAAAGAAAGGCGATTCCGACAACAAAATTCTCACATTTTTGCGCAAAGAGGCAGAGGATGCAGTGGATCGCAGTCGCGAAGTTTTGGTCAATCGCGTCGATCAATTTGGCGTTTCCGAGCCGACAATCGTCAAGCAGGGGAATCATCGAATTGTTGTTGAGCTTGCCGGCGTGCAAGATGTGAATCGCGCTAAGGCCGTAATCGGAAAAACAGCGCAGTTGGAATTTAAGCTACTTCGCGAACCGGATTACACCAGCTCGATTCTGATGAAGATAGATAAGGTTGTAAAGTCCCGCCGTCTGGGGGCGTTAGATTCGACAAAATTGGCGGAAGTTTTGCAGGCTGATTCGACGGCTCAGGATTCTGCGGCTAAAAAGAAAAAGGTTCGCTCCGAAGCCGAAGTGGATTTGAACGAACTTTTTGGCCAGAATACTCCCGGCCAAGTGAAAAGCGGCGATACGACTCTTTCGGTCGATAAAGATATGTTTGAAGCGAATCCGTTTCTCGCTTTGTTGGGAAATGTGGGCAACATGGTTGCCGCGCCCAAACAGAATATGCGTGCGGTAGATGTTATTTTGAATTACCCGGAAGTGAAAAAAGTTATTCCAAAAGATTCTCAATTTCTCTGGGCAAATAAGCCCGTGAACGTCAAGGGAAAAGAGTGGTATTTTCTTTATTTCGTGAAGAGGAATCCTGAATTAACTGGTGATTATATCGACGATGCTCAGGTTCAAGTCTCCGGCGGAAGCAGTAATCGGATGAGTCGCGCAGGACAGGCGGAAGTACATTTAAGCCTGAATTCCGAGGGAGGAAAGAAATTTGCGCGTATCACCGGCGCCAATGTTGGTAAGTTTTTGGCGATTGTACTGGATAACAAGGTTGCCAGCGCGCCGCGTATCAAAGAAAAAATTCCTTCGGGAACTGCTCGCATTGACGGGCTGGACGATATTCAAGAAGCAAAAGATCTGCAAATCGTGTTGCGAGCTGGCGCTTTACCCGCGCGGTTGGAAAGTATTGAAGAACGCACAGTAGGTCCATCGCTGGGAAAAGATTCCATTCAAAGAGGACAATATTCCGCCTTGATTGGCCTGGCATTGGTCGTTCTTTTTATGATGGTTTATTACAAACTTTCCGGCGCGATTGCTGATGTGGCGTTGGTTTTGAACATCGTTTTTGTGATGGCTGTACTGGCGGCATTTCACGCAACACTGACGCTGCCGGGCGTTGCCGGAATTATTTTGACGATTGGTATGGCGGTTGACGCCAACGTACTTATTTTTGAACGTATTCGAGAAGAGCTGAGGTCGGGGAAAACTATCCGGGCGGCGATTGACGCCGGTTACGGTCGCGCTTTTGTGACAATTTTAGACGCCAATATCACCACGCTGCTCACAGCAGTTGTGTTGTATCAGTTCGGTACCGGCCCCATTCAGGGTTTTGCCGTGACATTGATGATCGGCATTATCGCCAGTATGTTTACCGCTATTATAGTAACGCGGTTTATTTTCGATTACATAACTTCAAAACGCGAATTGAAACAGTTAAGCATCTAA
- a CDS encoding adenylosuccinate synthase yields MAVTVIVGCQWGDEGKGKIVDLLSEKADFCARYQGGANAGHSIVVGGRKIILHLIPSGILHRQTKCVIGNGVVVDPETLCEEIDFLKKNGIEVAGRLFVSSLAHVVFPYHKLIDLQSEAQKSEDKIGTTGRGIGPTYADKYNRVGIRLKDLLDEDLLFHKIDFNLKQKEPLFEILGIKKSFSGEKLSEQYFSFGEKLKPFIADTSVLLNQAIVGKKNILAEGAQGTLLDVDFGTYPFVTSSNPISGAASTGLGIGPNRIDRVVGILKAYTTRVGSGPFPTEFSENFNAQIQQLGDEYGATTGRPRRCGWFDALIARYAVRLSGVDYFALTKLDVLDTLEEIKVCVGYQINGNTVTEFPTNLSDLENAIPQYVTLPGWQTSTSNIHRYQDLPQKAKHYIEMIEDISDAKIGIVSVGPDRKETIFMENIF; encoded by the coding sequence ATGGCCGTTACAGTCATTGTTGGCTGCCAGTGGGGGGACGAAGGCAAAGGGAAAATTGTCGATCTGTTGAGTGAAAAAGCCGATTTTTGCGCTCGTTACCAGGGGGGGGCAAATGCCGGCCATTCCATTGTCGTCGGCGGAAGAAAGATCATTTTGCATTTAATCCCCAGCGGAATTTTGCATCGACAGACAAAATGCGTTATTGGCAATGGGGTCGTGGTTGATCCGGAGACGCTTTGCGAAGAAATAGATTTCTTAAAAAAAAATGGCATCGAAGTTGCCGGCCGGCTATTTGTGAGCTCCTTGGCGCATGTTGTTTTTCCCTATCATAAACTCATCGATCTTCAGTCTGAAGCGCAGAAGTCCGAAGATAAAATCGGTACCACCGGCAGAGGAATTGGTCCCACTTATGCCGACAAATATAATCGCGTCGGAATCCGCCTGAAAGATCTGCTGGATGAAGACCTGCTTTTTCACAAAATCGATTTCAATTTAAAACAAAAAGAGCCGCTTTTTGAAATTTTGGGGATTAAAAAGTCGTTTTCTGGGGAAAAATTATCAGAGCAATATTTCTCCTTCGGCGAAAAGTTAAAACCTTTCATCGCCGACACTTCTGTTTTGCTCAATCAGGCAATTGTGGGAAAAAAGAATATTTTGGCAGAAGGAGCTCAAGGTACCTTATTAGATGTGGATTTTGGCACCTATCCCTTTGTGACGTCGTCAAATCCGATCAGCGGCGCCGCCAGTACCGGACTGGGAATCGGCCCCAATCGAATTGATCGTGTTGTTGGCATTTTGAAGGCGTACACTACTCGCGTGGGTTCAGGTCCCTTCCCAACGGAATTTTCGGAAAATTTTAACGCCCAAATTCAGCAATTGGGCGATGAGTACGGCGCAACCACCGGCAGACCGAGACGCTGTGGCTGGTTCGATGCGCTCATCGCCCGCTACGCCGTGCGTCTCAGCGGCGTTGATTATTTTGCGCTGACAAAATTGGACGTTTTGGATACGCTTGAGGAGATCAAAGTTTGCGTTGGCTATCAGATAAACGGAAATACCGTCACGGAATTTCCGACCAATTTAAGTGATCTGGAAAATGCTATCCCGCAATATGTCACTTTGCCCGGATGGCAGACTTCGACGTCTAATATTCATCGCTACCAAGATTTGCCCCAAAAGGCAAAACACTATATCGAAATGATCGAAGATATTTCCGACGCGAAGATCGGTATTGTGTCTGTAGGGCCGGACAGAAAAGAGACTATTTTTATGGAAAATATTTTTTAA
- a CDS encoding co-chaperone GroES, translating to MNIRPLADRVVVKPVEPEEKEQSGIIIPDTAKEKPMQGKVVAVGPGRKSENGEKIDMEVKVGDIVLYGKYSGTEVTLDGEEYLIMRESDIFAIM from the coding sequence ATGAACATCAGACCCTTAGCTGATCGCGTTGTTGTTAAACCGGTTGAGCCGGAGGAAAAAGAACAAAGCGGCATTATCATTCCGGATACGGCCAAAGAAAAGCCGATGCAAGGCAAGGTCGTTGCCGTCGGTCCCGGCAGAAAGTCGGAGAACGGCGAAAAGATTGATATGGAAGTGAAAGTCGGAGATATTGTTCTGTACGGCAAGTATTCAGGAACAGAGGTAACTTTAGATGGGGAAGAATATTTGATCATGCGCGAAAGCGATATTTTTGCGATTATGTAA
- the secF gene encoding protein translocase subunit SecF encodes MQFIKETHIDFIGKRKIAIAISSLLILIGIVSLIVRGGPKYGIDFTGGTSLQVQFQKPVKISQVRKILSTIGVGNAEIKEFGVENEILIRIQQQPDMQDISDKVISTLKDNMSDNPLDLRMKEAIGPRIGNELRRAAIWAILISLALILIYISWRFEFTFAVGAVVALFHDVMITLGIFSLLNLEISLDVVAAFLTIIGYSLNDTIVVFDRIRENMKTLRRENIITIMNVSINQTLSRTILTSLTTFLVVVILFFFGGEVIHNFSFALVVGVIVGTYSSVFIASPVVVEWKLKRERDKKK; translated from the coding sequence ATGCAATTCATAAAAGAAACTCATATTGATTTTATCGGAAAGAGAAAAATTGCGATAGCTATTTCATCTCTCCTCATTCTTATTGGTATTGTTTCTCTCATTGTCAGAGGTGGTCCCAAGTATGGCATCGATTTTACCGGTGGTACTTCGCTTCAGGTGCAATTTCAGAAACCGGTGAAAATTAGCCAAGTGCGCAAGATTCTTTCGACGATTGGCGTGGGCAACGCTGAAATCAAAGAATTTGGCGTGGAAAATGAAATTTTGATTCGCATTCAGCAGCAACCGGACATGCAGGACATCTCAGATAAAGTGATTTCTACGCTCAAGGATAACATGTCCGATAATCCGCTTGATTTGCGCATGAAAGAGGCGATAGGCCCTCGAATCGGAAATGAGCTCCGTCGCGCCGCGATCTGGGCGATCTTGATTTCTTTGGCGTTGATTTTAATTTACATTAGTTGGCGCTTCGAGTTCACTTTTGCCGTCGGCGCTGTCGTCGCTTTGTTTCACGATGTGATGATTACGCTGGGTATTTTTTCGTTGCTCAATTTGGAAATTTCTCTGGATGTCGTCGCGGCGTTTCTCACCATCATCGGCTACTCGCTGAATGATACGATTGTGGTTTTTGACAGGATTCGCGAAAACATGAAAACATTGCGAAGGGAAAACATTATTACCATCATGAATGTCAGTATCAATCAAACTCTTAGCCGAACTATTTTGACGTCATTGACCACATTTCTCGTTGTAGTTATATTGTTTTTCTTCGGCGGCGAAGTGATTCATAATTTTTCCTTTGCTCTGGTGGTCGGTGTGATTGTAGGTACCTATTCCTCAGTTTTTATTGCCAGCCCGGTAGTTGTTGAGTGGAAACTGAAAAGAGAAAGAGATAAAAAGAAATAA